Within the Halichoerus grypus chromosome 2, mHalGry1.hap1.1, whole genome shotgun sequence genome, the region CTGCAGGTTCCACTGAGTCCAAGGCACAGCTGCTTGAGCGATGGTTACAGACCATCATTCCATGGCAGGCCATGATCCCAGTGCTGTTTTAACTCAGAAGCAGGCAGTCTGGCAGGATCCTGGCTAGCAGGTGGAGGGCATAGAAACTAGTATCTGTGCCTACAGAAAGAACAGGTGGGCTCTAGAGGGGTACCCTGGCCCTAGCCATGGGGTTAAGATCCAGGACAGGATCCAGGCTGTAAGAAGGACTGTGGAAGTTGGCAGGGAAGAAAGCAATGAGAGGAGAAAATCTTGGCCAATGTTCAGCTTTACAAATTGGGCTATCTCCAAGAGTAGGAAGGGCTGTGATTGGAATCTGGTTGGAGACTCAAGAGGGCAGGCAGATACCCGGTTTTGTGGCTATGCCACAGGGTCTGGGGAGGTTGGCTTCATTGTAACAGTGAGGTGAGGCTATTGATGAGTCATCTGCCTTGGTTACAGTGCATTCAGGAACAGGAGCAGGGACGAGCCTCAGAGTGGGTGCCTTGGTGAACCCAGCAAGAAGGACTTGAGGAAGGCAGAGTAAACATAGTGGGAATTCATTCCAAATCTGCACTCCTGCCCCTAACATGTCCATTTCTGTGCCAGATAAACCTGAATCTAGGATAACACTCTCATCAGGAGACATAAGTGGTCTCTTCAGACTTGTGGACCTGAAGGGTCATGAGCACATTAGAACCAATTGAATGAGTAGAATCTTTCAAAGCTTTTCTCCTTcactagtttatttatttatttattttttttaagattttatttatttgacagacacagcgagagagggaacacaagcagggggaatgggagagggagaagcaggctccccgctgagcagagagcccgacatgggactcgatcccaggaccttgggatcatgacctgagccgaaggcagatgcttaatgactgagccacccaggcgcccctccttcacTAGTTTTTGAACCACCTGCTCTATGTCCCATGATTCCTAGCATAGTACCTAGCTTAATAATGTGTAAAACTAGACCCAGGAGTTTAGAACTAAGGTTCCAGGTGAACCGCATCCCTAGCAAGTACAGGACAATTATTTCCAGCTGAAGATATATGGGCATTCTACAGGGAGAAGGAGTATTGACCCTTAAAGGAAGGACATCAGAGCATCAGCAGTAAGATGAGGTTGAGGGCATCTGTATAGTTTCCTGTGActattgtaacaaattaccacaaactgccTAGTTTACCAATAGGTGTTTATCTTCCCCCAGTCCTGGAGGCCAGCAGTCCAACGGCAGGGCTgcctccctctggaggctccaggggagaatccgtTCCTTGCCTTTTCTTGTGTCTAATGGCTTCTGGGATTCCTTGGCTGTGACCTCATCACTCCAATCTCTAAGACCAGCATCTGCAGTCTCTCTCTGCTTCatcttctctgtgctctgccttcccgtgtgtatgtgtgtgtgtgtgaaatctccctctgccactctcttataaagacacctgTGGTGGCATTTGGagcccaggataatctcctcataTCAACacccttaatttaatcacaaCTGTAACATCTTTACCAAGTAAGGGAACATTTATAGATTCCAGGGATTAGGCCATGGACATCTTTTGGAGGGCCATTATTCAGCAtctcattattatattattgtagCATCTCAGCTGAAAGAAATAGCATGGGGGGGGTGTGAAGCAGAAGGAGTGTTTGGAGGACAGCAGAGTAGTTAGTCTAGAGGATAGGGATCATCCAGAGCAATACTCCCTACCTATATTTTTGGTCCTTTTGGTGGAGACCAAAGAGTTTGGAACATATGATGGAGGAAATCCTATAAATGTAGGTTTAGACAGAATTAATCAAGATCAGATTGTACAACGGCAAGAGTTTTCACATGAGAGAGCCTAAAACCACCGCAGGTACTTGATCAGAGGAAGGACCCTGTGATCCAATCAGTGTCTTAGGAAGACTGCGTTCTCCAGCCTCTCAAACCctgttaaaatgtatttgtgCTTATTATGGCTCCCATCTAAAGTAAAATCCTTAATAGCCATAAGGCTAACATTGCAGAGCTGAATCCAGCCTACAAGATTGCAGTGAGGTCCAATCAAATCTCCCTTCAAATATCTTGGAGTCCCTGTAGGCAGGGGTGCATGTTGCAACTTGGCTGTCACTTTACCTCCTTCCAGACTGCTGCTATGGTCTGTTGTCATTTCATGACTGCTTCTCTGGGCAGCCAAGGCCCTAGACTCTGGTTTACCCAAAGCATGTGTACAGTACCTTTCTTAATTCCCCCAAAGCCTAGTTGATACCAGGCTGTAATGTGGAACAAAACCTTATTCGTGACTTTAGGATGACAGaaggaaaattctttaaaagaaatgtttaggggcgcctgggtggcttagtcagttgagcctctaccttcagctcaggtcatgatcccagggtcctgggattgagcgccacCGCAGGCTCCccgatcagcggggagtctgcttctccttcttcctctgcccttcccccactgtttgtgctctcactctctctcaaataaataaacaaaatttaaaaaaaatgtttaaaacaggaTATTGGCCATCCAGTTCTCAGCTCTATCAGCCATGCCCCCCTCAGAAAGCCTTGCTAACCAATTGTCTCCTTTCCATCAGACTAATGGGCAATTTTCTTAAAAGCatctaattaaaacaaaacaagccttTGAAGCCTTATGTCAGCCTCTAGGGAATTCTTTCCATCCCCTCCCACCTGGCTCCTTGAAATTGTAGTCTGAAATTGTAGTCATTCCCCAACCCACTGCAGTTTAACTTCTGCCCCTGCCTTGCCTCTGACTCTCCCCTTAATTAAGTCAAAGACACCCTTAATGCTAAATTCTATGCTCCCATTCTTGTCTTCCTTAACCTCATCAGAGTTTGACAGAAGCCATACTGTTCGGCCTTGTTGCACTTCTCACTTCCCTACCTACTCAATGTCTCACCGCAGCCACAGAAGGAAAACCAGTTCAGACCATCACAATCTCTCTGCAGAGAAGTAATTCACCCCACAAAGATGGTAAACTACCTTCCTTAATAACGTAAAATGTTAACTGTTTTCCATACGGTGGGTTGTGACCAATTTGGGGGTTGTGAAATCAACTTAGTGAGTTGCAAGGCTCACTGTTAAGCTCAGTGGAACTGAATAGAGACCATCAGAGTGGATCACAGTACTAAAGCTAAGTGTTTCGTGCCTAGGACGTGCATATGTGTGCTCAATGGGTGGGGATGCTAACCAAATTTCTTATTGTGGGTCTAGtcagaaaagtaaaaagtaaaaaaggcaCTGATTTGGGTCTTCATGAAGGTAACTCCAATATTCCAGAATAGAACCTAAGTTTTAATttggaaacacaaaacaaaaatctttcacaaaaatcttgattttgaagagataaaaaaaatagtgtttactttaaaataggaTTCTGGTTCACTCCTAGAGCAACTGGTAAAAATTCAGACAGCTTTGACAATGTTATTTTGTCCCAACAAAAATAACACCAAGGTTCTCCACGATCTGGTTCTTgctcacctctccagcctcatgtTCCTGCTTCATACTCTGTAGTCTGCATGGCAGCCACACCGAGTCCTCTGTGTCCTGCAATCACACAGTTCTGGCTCCAGGCCCTGCCACATGCCATTCCTCAGCAGGGAACACTCCAagtccccccttcccttccttgccCAAAGCTTCATCTGCCCCACTCTGTTGTCCATCTCATCTCTGAGAGATAACTCTTCCTAGGGAAGCTTCTCAGACTCCAAGCCTTGTTGTTACTGGAATCCCCCAAATAAGCCCCTGTCCATGGGGGTCCAGGTGAGCAATTCATGAAGACGACTAGAGCAGTCTTTCCCACCTGTTTTATTATTGcaccatgccccccacccccaggagtcttttaagacatttttcacctaatgctcctccctctcccctgtgaAATTTTAATACCGGAGATATACTATGTgtctgtttatgtatgtgtggCCCTTTGGAGGGCCACAGACCATTATCTAATAGCTAAGATTTTACATAATCttaaattatatgcatttttttctctataaggACCAATTTTTGTCCCCTTGTGGGTGATATTGTCCCCACTAAGAATGCATGGAATAGAATAAATCTCTGCTAGTCCTCTTGAGAGAGCTAAGAAAAAAACAGTTCACATTCTTTCCTGATGAGAAGCTTATGTCAAATGCTGAATAGGTGCGGGAAGATAAAGTTAAAGTATAGACTTAGCAAAGAGGCTGACTTTGACCTAACTAAAGGTGGAGTTGGTGGTAGGGCAAAAGTTATTCTGCAGCAATGTGGAGAGTGACCACTGAATCCAGGCTACAAACCCAAGGAGCTGGGCTGTGAGGGGATAGAATAACTAGCTTACAGGTGACAAAAGGTCTAGGAGgtcttgttttaaaaagatgaggCATATTTGACTTTAGGCTGATGGAGCGTGGACACTGAGAGACTGGAGAATACCCAGGAAGGGGTAAGTGGCTGGATGAAagcccagaggaggaggaagggaacaaGGGACTCACAGGCAGGGATAAAGGGGTAGaggaagattctctccctctgagaTGTCTGGGTGTGAATGTACAAGGCCTCAGGGGAAGTCAGTTCATCGAGAGAGTGAGACCAGGCCACAAGGGAAGACCTGAGGAGTGGAAGACAACTACAGCATCCAATTTGGAGAAATAGGAGAAGCTGATCAAAGTACAGGATGGCCAAACGGCATCAAGGACCAACAGAATAAGAAGTACAAAATCTATAGCAGTGTGATGTCTTTTTTCCATCACTTTCCAGGTGCTGTCttaggtgctggggatgcagCAGTGAACCCTAAGTTTCTGACCTCGAACTGCCATTGTCTGCCTTCCCCAACTGGAATATAAagtcacaaggaagagaaaatacatttatagtattaGACTGggtttatagaaaaaaaacccagggaGGATGGACAGTAGGGCAAGTGGTGGGGCAGAAGGACCAGTTTGGAAGCCTGGTAGATTCTCCAAAGGGAGAAAGGGTCGAGGTAgttgatgaggaggaggagggcagttCAGGGGTGGGCAGGGTCAAAGGGCAGTTTTGGGAAAACATTGAGAGAAGTCTTGGGTGTTGATCAGAAAAGTGGATGCTCATTTCTAACCCCAGCAACTCACACACACAATCCCATATGGAAACACCTCTCACATCTGGTCCTCCTTGCCTCTTTTAGAGGTTCCTGGAGGCGAGAAACTGTAAGATTACTAGACACATTTTTCCTCTGCCCACCCTAACAGTAtctttgcagtattttttttaaagagtttatttttttagaacagttttagtttttaggttttcagttttagttttttaaataggctttattttttacagcagttttTAGAGCAtggtcagaggagggagggatgaacaggtaGAGCACAGAAGATTATTATGGCGGTGAagctactctgtatgatactataatagtggatacatgccattataacatttttccaaatccatagaatgcaCAACGCCAAGAGCAAACCCTAATGTACACTGGGGGTGATCATGGTATGTCAATTTAGAGTCATTAGTTGCAACAAATGTAGCTCTCTGATGGGGATGTTGACAATGCGGGATACCATGCCTGTATGGGGGCAGGGGTTAGATGAAAAACCTCTGTACCTTCTCAGTTTTCCTTGACTGTTGCAAGTATTTTAAAGCCAAATCCTTAATATCTTATCTATTTCCTGCTACCGGCAGTGAGTTCTATTCTTGACTTACCCCTCAGAGCAGCACTGATGAAAACAGCTCTCAATATTTTATGAGTCGGAGGacattaaaatatctaaaagagtACATGTGCCCCTCCAGGGCCACCGACCTGTAAAGCGCGGGTCAAAAAAGCTGAGTGTGGACAGCATTATTAAGGCATGTTCTTAAGTACATACCAAAATGTCCGCAGAGgtttttagaataataaaaaggAGCTAAGGGAGGTCGTTCCCTTCTGCTTTCCAACGTTtaattttttagacatttttctgtcattctaagaaaatggatttatgatttttaaggaaaagtatTCCTGAGTCTACCCATTCTAGAAAATACTAACCTCTGTGGAGTGGAAGTTTTCTATATCTTAAAACTTCTTGTGCATTTGTACCTTACACACACTGtaggaataaaaagcacaaatgTGTTTATGGTGAAAAGCCagtctccctccagcccctgcctcccaaTCACTGTCACCATCACAGGAGGCAGCCGCTGTTCCCAGCCACATATCTTTCAGAGAGGTTCTATTTATATAAGCAAATACCTACTTacaaaaaaagcataaatagTAGCATATTATATGCTGTTCTGGACTTTTCTTTTTACTAAGCATGTCTTGGAGATCCTTCTGAAGCAATGGGTAGAGagttgcctcattttttttttaatgtaagttgaATATAAAGGGTGTGATAGTTAAGAAattatgtatcatttatttttgccaaTTTAATAGCAGAGCTACAACTAGATTAATCCTTAGTTTTTTGGGCTTTACTATCAAATAGTTCGAcgctttaacatttttctctcccCTGTGGCTTTATTTTCATTGCTAAGTTCCCCATTCTATGCCTTCCTCAACCCCCATCTGAGGTTTGACATCATTATCTAATTTAGTCATCTGATCTCATTTTTGATGAGTCAGATATAATAAACCCAGATGACTTGGCTCAGATGTCCCTTAAGGACAAAcgatgaaaagatgaaaaaaaaagaaaatgtataggaCAGAGGGCTGAGAGTTGGTTGCATGTCTGAGATTTGAGTATCTGTGTCAATTATAGCTACCTTCATCCCTCCCAGCTTTGCACTTGGAGACAACGACGAATGCAGTCTTAGCTCATATTATAAGATGAGTGCATATCTCTGGACTGTTCTAAGAAGCCACAGTCCCTTAGATCACTGCAGTTCACAAGGACAGACACTcactcagaaatttttttttttttaagattttatttatttatttgacagagagagacacagcgagagagggaacacaagcagggggagcgggagagggagaagcaggcttcccgccgagcagggagcccgatgcggggctcgatcccaggaccctgggatcatgacctgagccgaaggcagacgcttaacgactgagccacccaggcacccccagagatttttttttaaatgctgtttctgattctaattctctttttctcttgaggCAAGCAAAGCAGACACACTTGCCAAGGATAACTGAGAATGTAAGGACGATCCTTGCCTGGGCAGCTTGAGCAGGCTGTGTGCTAAATGCAACTTCGAACCATGCCCTATAAATAGCTGTTCATTGTCAGCGTGTGTGAAAAGACAAGAGTGGGTGTGTGGTGGTATGATTCAGGCCTAATTAAGTAGTTGCGTCTGCGCAGGGTTACAAGGAGTAGCTGTTCCAACTGATAATCTAGTCAGTAGGCAACTGAGAGGGTTCGCCTCTGACCAAACAGACTGAAGGGAAGCCGTTCGATACTGGTTCTGCCTCCAACCATGGCAAAAATCATCTTGAGGCACCTTGTTGAGACTCCAGTGCGCTACGAGGAGGAGTTTGAAGCTCGAGGCTTGGAAGACTGCAGGCTGGATCACGCTTTATACGCACTGCCGGGGCCAACCACTGTGGACCGGAGAAAAGCCAGGGCGGCCCAGGTTCCTCCGGTGGACTCAGAGGCGGAGATGCTGACCCAAGCAGGCAAATCCCACTTCCAGATCCTGCTGGATGTGGTCCAGTTCCTCCCTGAAGATATCATCATTCAGACCTTCGAAGGCTGGCTGCTGATCAAGGCTCAGCACGGAACCAGAATGGATGAGCATGGTTTTATCTCAAGAAGCTTCACCCGACAGTATAAACTGCCAGATGGCATCGAAACCAAAGATTTGTCTGCCATCCTCTGTCACGATGGAATTCTGGTGGTGGAAGTAAAGGATCTGGTTGGGACTCAGTGAAATCTTTATTCATACGGCAAGGAAGATTCTAGCTCAGCCAATGGTAGCACGGGAATGTTTGTATTAACCACCTTTGAAATGATTTTTACGAAGATTAAAAATAGAGACACAGTTCTGGGTATGTTGAGGTTGTGTTTGTTATTCTTACTCAGAGAGGAAAATCGTTAAATGTTCCTATAGCTCAAAGGGATGCTATTCTTATACTTGAAACATTGATAGTTTAGGAGATGACTTGGATACTAGTGAAGACTCAGAATTATTTCTTCATTACTCCAAAAAAATGCCCCAGAAACTGCATTTGTGATAATTGATGGCAAAAGAGCCATATGAATTTCTTATCCATTTTATGAAAACTTCTTACAGTGCTAAAAAAAGTTGTGATTCCCTTCACTTGACAAGCTTTTCAACGAATTTTAATTAAAGTGGAATTTGTAAATATAGAGTCTGAAAGTTAAAATACAGCACTTAGAAATTTGGCctgaaatatatttatgattCATTACAGCTGTTACTGCCTTAAACATAATACTGGAATTTTCAGatgtaaattctatttttaaaaagttctaaatctgtacctcattttttaaaagtcgaGCTGAGTCCTGtttgaatgtatttttaacaaCAGCATATGTTCTGTGGATATTTATGCAATATTACAAAGATATGTGTTGACTCATATTCATATAAGTTTGTATTAAGTTTAGGAAACCACTTTAAAAAGTGTAATTACTGAATTCAAAGAGTTGTACTCTACGTTCTTTGATGctacttaaaattttagatttcagAAGATGGCAAAATGCACCACATCTGCTCCCTGCATAATCCTTAGCTTTAAATAGCCTGGCAGGTAGTAGAGGTTCCTGGGCTGGAGCTTGCACAGGGGCCGAGAAGGGCTGAGACATTGGTGGAGGTTAAGGATTTGCTTTAGGAATATTGCCATCTACAGCTGGTCTGTGACATTCCAAAGATTTGCTATCTCATTCTGTACATGCTAAATATTTCTCGGGAGGAAGTAGCCATTTTTACCCCACACCCCACATGTGTTGCCGGCGAGCCTGTGCACAGTACTGGGAATAGAAGGGGCTGAGTGTGCAAAGAGCCAGGGTGGACGCAGGCCACTGACCACACCCCTGTGCTCCTCCACAGTGCTTCGTCATTTGAGTGAAAATGCAAGAGACacgaagcaagagaaaaagaaatcaaacagtTCTGTAGAAGTTTTGAAAGCAAATGTGATTGGAGAGATTTGTTTACAATGTAATTAAATTGAAAGGATTTTGAAACTATGTGTTAATGCTTATTCACTGAGGTTTGTGCAACTTAAGAAATTTTGTTTGACAAAGTGAATATCACAGACCAGCTTTGCTACATTACAAAGATGATCATAATTAATGGGATTCCATCTAATATGATTAGAGCTGGGATACCATTTGTCCCACATTAGATAATTCTTTCTTAATGATTGGCAGGATGGTGTGAAAACAAAGTAGTGCTTTGAGAAGCcaatcaataaacaaacaaaaaaaaaatccctctcatTTGGCCTTAACCCTACTCTAGATGAGATCCTACTTCTGGAAAAATTCAGGaagtaaaatgcttttttttttctttttttttaagattttatttatttatttgagagagagagagaaagagaacgcaCACGTGTAGGAGCcggggagtgggaggggtggtcggggtggggggacaagtagactccctgctgagcagggagcctgacatggggctgatcccaagaccttgagatcatgaccccagcctcATGACcagagcaaaaggcagacgctcaaccgactgaaccacccaggtgccccaggaagtaAAATTCTTACCGTGAGGAGCCACCGATagaaacttttcctttaaaaatgaacactAAAATAACCACATCATCtaattagcatttttttcctaagatatattttaaagtattacaCAACCATTTTTTGATTTGGAAAATATACAAAGCActgtaacaaataaaaaaattattttattactatgaGGTTGCTACTTTAAATTTCTAGTTCAGTCTTCCCTTATGCATAAATACATGTATCACTTTTCACAAAATTAGGATTATATTTGCATTGGGTTTGATACCCAATCGTACTGGTTACTGTCTGTTGCCTGCCTCACTTCATGCCAACCCAAACCTGTCCTTCTGCCTTTGCCAGCCCCACTCTGAACCCAAGCAGGCTGACCCCCACGGGCCTCCATCACTCTAGTTTCCAACTGGGTTCAGACAATGGGAGTGTTGACTGGAGACCAGAGATTGGAGAGAGAAGACTggtgggcaggaggggagaaAGGTCAGGGCATTTCCTTCTATCAACCTGCTGGGGACTAGGTCCCGGCAGGTCTGTGTCCTTACATGACTACATCTCTGGAGAAGCGGCCATTCCTCCAGGCCTCCCACTCGGACTGGGCTCGGGTGTTCTAATGCGGTGTTTCTTCCTTTTGCCCCGTCAGCAGTTGGCGTGATCATGTTTTCTGCCCTTTCTTGTCCCCAGTCTTCACCATCCTATATTGACTCCTTTTACTTTGTCTGCTTTCCCATCAAAGGTCCCTTCATTAGAGTCCCTTTCAGGTGATGGAATTCTGATTCCCTCCAGAACTCTGCTTGACttcttgaatgtttttttttttttttaaagtgcatcaCTTGCTTTTACTACCAAACATAAACTGATTTGTAATGGCTATGCACTACTCCAACACAGATAAAACGTATTATAATTTAACCATTCCTTTTCACTACTGGTCCCAAAAGGAAACAGATAGCAATGTCAAAATTAGAATAATTCAAATTGGAATAATTTATTTATGAAGAGATACATTCCAAAGGAGTGGGCAGGGTGAAGAAGAGCTTCAAGGGATGGTGTATAAGCTGAGAGTAGCGGTGTGGAGCTGTTCTGTTCTGTAGGTCCAAAGAGAtgagaggaggaagcaggtcTCAGAAATCAAGAAAGTCAGATGGAGGAGACCACCAGCTGTGACTTTCTTTTGATGATACAAACAGCCCCAGGTGACCTCTCCCTGGAGCCAGGAGAATAAATGCTTTATCCCTCTAATCTCCTACCAGGGCACCCCACTGGTGGGACTTAAGTGGCAGCTGGAGGTGTGGGCATCCTCTTGACAGAGTTCCACAGCCTCCTggagcagggggcagggtggggaaaaAAGTGGAGAGTGACTACTCCTGGGGGCAAGGGGAAAATACCCAGCACTCCTGTAAAGTGAGCACTGTTGTTTCAGCTCTTTCAGAAAAACTTTCCTACAGAATACAGCCTGAAATAAGGATTGGAGTGCTGACACTTTATTTGGGAAGTGCAAGCCCAGAATGGTAAAAGTGAGAAGATAGGGGAAAAGAGGCGAGAAGAAAAACGGGAAGCAAAGTGAGGTGATGTGTTACCATGCTGGCCACCACTTCACAATGAGCCATGAAGAAACTCAGCAGGCTCTTGGCAAGGATGTTGGCTTAGCACCTGGAACTTCTCCAGAAGATCtttgggaagaaataaaatcttaaagcgatccacagggaagaaaaaaagagggaatttgTTTGCCTGGTCCCTACTATTTCCTCTTTCTGCTTAGTCAAGGTTTAGCTCACAGAGAATAGACTCTCCTGCACTTCTGGGGTGTATCATCCAAACCCTTAGTGGCTGCTCAGAAAACCAGACCCCATACCCCACGGTGTGACATTTCATCCATGCTGACAGCAAAAGAAGACTCAGCATGGTTAGGGCTCACTCAGGGTGAGAAACACAGGCTCAGGGTTTCAACTTGGCCTCCAGCCACCTTAGGAGACTTGGCGGTGGCTCTGATGGCAGCGGCCTGGTCTGCAAGGCAGGTGGTACCCCCAGAAAAAAGAAGGCAGATGGAAAGGCACACAGGGTTTGTATCCACCACAACCCCAAATTCAGACCTGCGGGAAAGGGGGAGCCAGGCAAATCACATGGTCTTACAGCATTATCACCTATGTACTCCAGACTGCCTTCAAATTTTATGGGCTCTAATATCACCTt harbors:
- the HSPB3 gene encoding heat shock protein beta-3, encoding MAKIILRHLVETPVRYEEEFEARGLEDCRLDHALYALPGPTTVDRRKARAAQVPPVDSEAEMLTQAGKSHFQILLDVVQFLPEDIIIQTFEGWLLIKAQHGTRMDEHGFISRSFTRQYKLPDGIETKDLSAILCHDGILVVEVKDLVGTQ